The following proteins are encoded in a genomic region of Sesamum indicum cultivar Zhongzhi No. 13 linkage group LG8, S_indicum_v1.0, whole genome shotgun sequence:
- the LOC105169094 gene encoding uncharacterized protein LOC105169094 isoform X2: MCFCLVTKIKEEMKRKRGAGKRKSKKPSTGGSGEVFVEPGYYSDRNEENDELVSRTEIGTRAVHTKLSGLHAVLDNQTTNNETVSGAVAKLARAISSSHVNPINDIVSQQRERVGQKEPKSSHQEPVYNKQELDAAHKVIKKIMKMEAAAPFNAPVDPIALGIPDYFDIIDTPMDFRTICSKLESGLKYRNSEEVFKDVELIWDNCCKYNKKGSLILELMKRVKINFKRQWTAAGLYREQSTATTGHLCHNPQPCQVAVHMDPGGSTISSSAPLQQHNWTVLKQRQYQKLSTCGTHNFEPQEISYHCQCSLNSGHLQPGLHQHDLAAPQTSFAHLHPGDLMNGKCCSQRVSEATPSLSHSCQPPPSCSLMARHQQRGCMHQSSLCQLPPSQIEGGTNSQSAGHSCLPHREPTSNFTKCDAFGLGRDAEDRYHQQQCQMDSAHMQAYDPSASCMPVHHLNQSTCQQLLSSHAKGPRNSDCRGNLQVPPPTILNGNCTKHTTECPRPPVTDDTSCRELNQINPIPEQSSSMINIMACHPVEKTCQNQPESSPSEHLHSTADNNFFKRITRGQTQIQCQEQSSSMMNSQKHQHQENTCKIPTISPESQPLSPTADHNRKWQRKSGGQEPTHGTAFGGDRIPIPTNAQGQPVGPHAQKLVSFLGTLARNGHFLPLTYLDWRHVPSEKKKNMWEKVQLRFDIDPTSKNWVLQSLGRRWKDWKSKLKTAHYYPHQTDEARLADCDERILPDQWAALVKLWSTESAQKNSATNRANRMKAKYIHASGRKSFARIREEQRNRPDGKELSRAELFILTRTRKDGKPVNEASSEVIKKLQYRVNGQDTPQDSNKQGDVLSQIIGSDKRGRTRCIELGIELGPSYPPDLGSPKPACSESTRMVSESDANAEIRDLKEKMAVMEKTCTQMVSQMAALVSMVSSMHKNTPDRNVPDMVANTSSASDHPAAQAVDTRPTTRGASMRQTRWSKRKI; this comes from the exons ATGTGTTTTTGTttagtaacaaaaattaaagaggAAATGAAGCGCAAGCGTGGAGCTGGAAAACGAAAATCAAAGAAACCTTCTACTGGAGGGTCTGGCGAAGTCTTTGTAGAGCCTGGATATTATTCTGACAGGAAcgaagaaaatgatgaactTGTGTCTAGAACAGAGATAGGAACAAGGGCAGTACACACCAAGCTGAGCGGTCTGCATGCGGTTTTAGATAATCAGACAACAAATAATGAGACAGTTAGTGGTGCTGTTGCAAAGTTGGCTAGGGCTATATCTTCTTCACATGTGAATCCAATAAACGATATAGTCTCACAACAGCGTGAGAGAGTCGGACAAAAGGAGCCAAAGTCTTCTCATCAGGAGCCTGTATACAACAAACAAGAACTAGATGCTGCCCATAAG GTGATTAAGAAGATTATGAAAATGGAAGCAGCTGCGCCCTTCAATGCTCCAGTTGATCCTATTGCACTCGGGATTCCC gattattttgatataattgataCACCTATGGATTTCCGAACCATCTGTAGTAAACTGGAAAGTGGTCTCAAGTACAGAAATTCAGAGGAAGTGTTTAAGGATGTGGAACTTATTTGGGATAATTGTTgcaagtataataaaaaaggttCCTTGATACTGGAGCTCATGAAACGGGTCAAGATCAACTTCAAGAGGCAGTGGACTGCAGCTGGGTTGTACAGGGAACAATCCACTGCCACTACTG GACATCTGTGCCATAATCCGCAACCATGTCAAGTTGCTGTGCATATGGATCCTGGGGGTTCAACCATCAGCAGTTCTGCCCCCTTGCAACAGCACAATTGGACAGTCTTGAAACAAAGGCAATATCAGAAACTTTCAACTTGTGGCACCCACAATTTTGAGCCCCAGGAGATATCCTACCACTGCCAGTGCTCATTGAACTCTGGACATCTACAACCTGGCCTGCACCAGCATG ACTTGGCTGCACCGCAAACCAGTTTTGCACATTTGCACCCAGGGGACCTCATGAATGGCAAGTGCTGCAGCCAGAGGGTCAGTGAGGCAACTCCAAGTTTGTCGCACTCTTGTCAACCCCCACCTAGTTGCAGCCTTATGGCCCGTCACCAGCAGAGAGGATGCATGCATCAGTCAAGCTTATGCCAATTGCCACCCTCCCAAATAGAAGGTGGCACAAATTCTCAGAGTGCAG GGCATTCGTGTTTACCTCATAGAGAGCCTACATCGAATTTCACCAAATGCGATGCATTCGGTTTGGGCCGGGATGCTGAAGATAGGTACCACCAACAACAGTGTCAGATGGACTCAGCTCACATGCAGGCTTATGACCCTTCAGCTAGCTGCATGCCTGTGCATCATCTCAATCAGAGTACTTGTCAGCAGTTGCTAAGTTCTCATGCTAAGGGCCCTAGAAACAGTGATTGTAGAG GAAATCTGCAAGTACCACCTCCAACAATATTAAATGGTAACTGCACTAAGCATACTACTGAATGTCCACGGCCCCCTGTTACTGATGACACTAGCTGCCGGGAGCTAAATCAGATAAACCCCATTCCTGAGCAATCATCATCTATGATTAACATCATGGCATGCCATCCGGTGGAAAAGACCTGCCAAAACCAACCAGAATCAAGTCCATCAGAACATTTGCATTCAACAGCAG ataataatttcttcaaaaggaTAACTCGAGGTCAGACGCAGATACAGTGCCAAGAGCAATCATCATCCATGATGAACAGCCAGAAACATCAGCATCAAGAAAATACCTGCAAAATCCCAACTATATCCCCCGAATCACAGCCATTATCTCCCACTGCAG ATCACAATAGAAAGTGGCAGAGGAAATCTGGAGGTCAGGAACCCACTCATGGCACGGCATTTGGAGGAGATCGCATACCAATCCCTACCAATGCACAAGGGCAGCCAGTTGGCCCGCATGCACAAAAGTTAGTTTCCTTCCTGGGTACCCTAGCACGGAATGGGCACTTTCTACCCCTTACTTATCTTGACTGGAGGCATGTGCCCTccgagaaaaagaaaaatatgtggGAGAAAGTTCAG TTGAGGTTTGATATTGACCCTACAAGTAAGAATTGGGTCCTGCAATCCCTTGGTCGAAGATGGAAGGATTGGAAATCCAAGTTGAAGACTGCACATTACTACCCTCATCAAACAGATGAGGCGCGACTTGCTGATTGTGATGAGAGGATCCTTCCAGATCAGTGGGCAGCCCTTGTTAAACTATGGAGTACTGAGTCAGCTCAG AAAAACAGTGCTACAAATAGGGCCAATCGTATGAAGGCAAAGTATATCCATGCATCAGGCCGCAAGAGTTTTGCACGCATACGTGAGGAGCAG CGAAATAGGCCTGACGGGAAGGAACTATCACGAGCAGAACTATTCATATTGACACGCACACGCAAGGATGGGAAGCCTGTGAATGAAGCATCTTCAGAAGTGATT aaGAAACTCCAGTATCGGGTAAATGGCCAGGATACCCCACAGGACAGCAATAAGCAAGGAGACGTCTTATCACAAATCATTGGTTCAGATAAAAGAGGCCGTACCCGTTGTATTGAGTTAGGCATTGAATTAGGCCCCTCCTACCCTCCTGACCTTGGAAGCCCAAAACCAGCTTGTTCGGAATCCACCAGAATGGTGTCAGAATCAGATGCTAATGCTGAAATACGAGACCTCAAAGAGAAAATGGCAGTCATGGAGAAAACTTGTACGCAGATGGTCTCTCAGATGGCAGCATTAGTGTCAATGGTGTCTTCCATGCATAAAAATACACCTGATAGGAATGTCCCTGATATG GTTGCTAATACTTCCAGTGCTTCCGACCACCCAGCGGCTCAGGCAGTAGACACCAGGCCAACTACACGTGGAGCCTCAATGCGTCAG ACACGTTGGAGCAAACGAAAAATCTAG
- the LOC105169094 gene encoding uncharacterized protein LOC105169094 isoform X1, which yields MCFCLVTKIKEEMKRKRGAGKRKSKKPSTGGSGEVFVEPGYYSDRNEENDELVSRTEIGTRAVHTKLSGLHAVLDNQTTNNETVSGAVAKLARAISSSHVNPINDIVSQQRERVGQKEPKSSHQEPVYNKQELDAAHKVIKKIMKMEAAAPFNAPVDPIALGIPDYFDIIDTPMDFRTICSKLESGLKYRNSEEVFKDVELIWDNCCKYNKKGSLILELMKRVKINFKRQWTAAGLYREQSTATTGHLCHNPQPCQVAVHMDPGGSTISSSAPLQQHNWTVLKQRQYQKLSTCGTHNFEPQEISYHCQCSLNSGHLQPGLHQHDLAAPQTSFAHLHPGDLMNGKCCSQRVSEATPSLSHSCQPPPSCSLMARHQQRGCMHQSSLCQLPPSQIEGGTNSQSAGHSCLPHREPTSNFTKCDAFGLGRDAEDRYHQQQCQMDSAHMQAYDPSASCMPVHHLNQSTCQQLLSSHAKGPRNSDCRGNLQVPPPTILNGNCTKHTTECPRPPVTDDTSCRELNQINPIPEQSSSMINIMACHPVEKTCQNQPESSPSEHLHSTAADNNFFKRITRGQTQIQCQEQSSSMMNSQKHQHQENTCKIPTISPESQPLSPTADHNRKWQRKSGGQEPTHGTAFGGDRIPIPTNAQGQPVGPHAQKLVSFLGTLARNGHFLPLTYLDWRHVPSEKKKNMWEKVQLRFDIDPTSKNWVLQSLGRRWKDWKSKLKTAHYYPHQTDEARLADCDERILPDQWAALVKLWSTESAQKNSATNRANRMKAKYIHASGRKSFARIREEQRNRPDGKELSRAELFILTRTRKDGKPVNEASSEVIKKLQYRVNGQDTPQDSNKQGDVLSQIIGSDKRGRTRCIELGIELGPSYPPDLGSPKPACSESTRMVSESDANAEIRDLKEKMAVMEKTCTQMVSQMAALVSMVSSMHKNTPDRNVPDMVANTSSASDHPAAQAVDTRPTTRGASMRQTRWSKRKI from the exons ATGTGTTTTTGTttagtaacaaaaattaaagaggAAATGAAGCGCAAGCGTGGAGCTGGAAAACGAAAATCAAAGAAACCTTCTACTGGAGGGTCTGGCGAAGTCTTTGTAGAGCCTGGATATTATTCTGACAGGAAcgaagaaaatgatgaactTGTGTCTAGAACAGAGATAGGAACAAGGGCAGTACACACCAAGCTGAGCGGTCTGCATGCGGTTTTAGATAATCAGACAACAAATAATGAGACAGTTAGTGGTGCTGTTGCAAAGTTGGCTAGGGCTATATCTTCTTCACATGTGAATCCAATAAACGATATAGTCTCACAACAGCGTGAGAGAGTCGGACAAAAGGAGCCAAAGTCTTCTCATCAGGAGCCTGTATACAACAAACAAGAACTAGATGCTGCCCATAAG GTGATTAAGAAGATTATGAAAATGGAAGCAGCTGCGCCCTTCAATGCTCCAGTTGATCCTATTGCACTCGGGATTCCC gattattttgatataattgataCACCTATGGATTTCCGAACCATCTGTAGTAAACTGGAAAGTGGTCTCAAGTACAGAAATTCAGAGGAAGTGTTTAAGGATGTGGAACTTATTTGGGATAATTGTTgcaagtataataaaaaaggttCCTTGATACTGGAGCTCATGAAACGGGTCAAGATCAACTTCAAGAGGCAGTGGACTGCAGCTGGGTTGTACAGGGAACAATCCACTGCCACTACTG GACATCTGTGCCATAATCCGCAACCATGTCAAGTTGCTGTGCATATGGATCCTGGGGGTTCAACCATCAGCAGTTCTGCCCCCTTGCAACAGCACAATTGGACAGTCTTGAAACAAAGGCAATATCAGAAACTTTCAACTTGTGGCACCCACAATTTTGAGCCCCAGGAGATATCCTACCACTGCCAGTGCTCATTGAACTCTGGACATCTACAACCTGGCCTGCACCAGCATG ACTTGGCTGCACCGCAAACCAGTTTTGCACATTTGCACCCAGGGGACCTCATGAATGGCAAGTGCTGCAGCCAGAGGGTCAGTGAGGCAACTCCAAGTTTGTCGCACTCTTGTCAACCCCCACCTAGTTGCAGCCTTATGGCCCGTCACCAGCAGAGAGGATGCATGCATCAGTCAAGCTTATGCCAATTGCCACCCTCCCAAATAGAAGGTGGCACAAATTCTCAGAGTGCAG GGCATTCGTGTTTACCTCATAGAGAGCCTACATCGAATTTCACCAAATGCGATGCATTCGGTTTGGGCCGGGATGCTGAAGATAGGTACCACCAACAACAGTGTCAGATGGACTCAGCTCACATGCAGGCTTATGACCCTTCAGCTAGCTGCATGCCTGTGCATCATCTCAATCAGAGTACTTGTCAGCAGTTGCTAAGTTCTCATGCTAAGGGCCCTAGAAACAGTGATTGTAGAG GAAATCTGCAAGTACCACCTCCAACAATATTAAATGGTAACTGCACTAAGCATACTACTGAATGTCCACGGCCCCCTGTTACTGATGACACTAGCTGCCGGGAGCTAAATCAGATAAACCCCATTCCTGAGCAATCATCATCTATGATTAACATCATGGCATGCCATCCGGTGGAAAAGACCTGCCAAAACCAACCAGAATCAAGTCCATCAGAACATTTGCATTCAACAGCAG CAgataataatttcttcaaaaggaTAACTCGAGGTCAGACGCAGATACAGTGCCAAGAGCAATCATCATCCATGATGAACAGCCAGAAACATCAGCATCAAGAAAATACCTGCAAAATCCCAACTATATCCCCCGAATCACAGCCATTATCTCCCACTGCAG ATCACAATAGAAAGTGGCAGAGGAAATCTGGAGGTCAGGAACCCACTCATGGCACGGCATTTGGAGGAGATCGCATACCAATCCCTACCAATGCACAAGGGCAGCCAGTTGGCCCGCATGCACAAAAGTTAGTTTCCTTCCTGGGTACCCTAGCACGGAATGGGCACTTTCTACCCCTTACTTATCTTGACTGGAGGCATGTGCCCTccgagaaaaagaaaaatatgtggGAGAAAGTTCAG TTGAGGTTTGATATTGACCCTACAAGTAAGAATTGGGTCCTGCAATCCCTTGGTCGAAGATGGAAGGATTGGAAATCCAAGTTGAAGACTGCACATTACTACCCTCATCAAACAGATGAGGCGCGACTTGCTGATTGTGATGAGAGGATCCTTCCAGATCAGTGGGCAGCCCTTGTTAAACTATGGAGTACTGAGTCAGCTCAG AAAAACAGTGCTACAAATAGGGCCAATCGTATGAAGGCAAAGTATATCCATGCATCAGGCCGCAAGAGTTTTGCACGCATACGTGAGGAGCAG CGAAATAGGCCTGACGGGAAGGAACTATCACGAGCAGAACTATTCATATTGACACGCACACGCAAGGATGGGAAGCCTGTGAATGAAGCATCTTCAGAAGTGATT aaGAAACTCCAGTATCGGGTAAATGGCCAGGATACCCCACAGGACAGCAATAAGCAAGGAGACGTCTTATCACAAATCATTGGTTCAGATAAAAGAGGCCGTACCCGTTGTATTGAGTTAGGCATTGAATTAGGCCCCTCCTACCCTCCTGACCTTGGAAGCCCAAAACCAGCTTGTTCGGAATCCACCAGAATGGTGTCAGAATCAGATGCTAATGCTGAAATACGAGACCTCAAAGAGAAAATGGCAGTCATGGAGAAAACTTGTACGCAGATGGTCTCTCAGATGGCAGCATTAGTGTCAATGGTGTCTTCCATGCATAAAAATACACCTGATAGGAATGTCCCTGATATG GTTGCTAATACTTCCAGTGCTTCCGACCACCCAGCGGCTCAGGCAGTAGACACCAGGCCAACTACACGTGGAGCCTCAATGCGTCAG ACACGTTGGAGCAAACGAAAAATCTAG
- the LOC105169094 gene encoding uncharacterized protein LOC105169094 isoform X3 has protein sequence MCFCLVTKIKEEMKRKRGAGKRKSKKPSTGGSGEVFVEPGYYSDRNEENDELVSRTEIGTRAVHTKLSGLHAVLDNQTTNNETVSGAVAKLARAISSSHVNPINDIVSQQRERVGQKEPKSSHQEPVYNKQELDAAHKVIKKIMKMEAAAPFNAPVDPIALGIPDYFDIIDTPMDFRTICSKLESGLKYRNSEEVFKDVELIWDNCCKYNKKGSLILELMKRVKINFKRQWTAAGLYREQSTATTGHLCHNPQPCQVAVHMDPGGSTISSSAPLQQHNWTVLKQRQYQKLSTCGTHNFEPQEISYHCQCSLNSGHLQPGLHQHDLAAPQTSFAHLHPGDLMNGKCCSQRVSEATPSLSHSCQPPPSCSLMARHQQRGCMHQSSLCQLPPSQIEGGTNSQSAGHSCLPHREPTSNFTKCDAFGLGRDAEDRYHQQQCQMDSAHMQAYDPSASCMPVHHLNQSTCQQLLSSHAKGPRNSDCRGNLQVPPPTILNGNCTKHTTECPRPPVTDDTSCRELNQINPIPEQSSSMINIMACHPVEKTCQNQPESSPSEHLHSTAADNNFFKRITRGQTQIQCQEQSSSMMNSQKHQHQENTCKIPTISPESQPLSPTADHNRKWQRKSGGQEPTHGTAFGGDRIPIPTNAQGQPVGPHAQKLVSFLGTLARNGHFLPLTYLDWRHVPSEKKKNMWEKVQLRFDIDPTSKNWVLQSLGRRWKDWKSKLKTAHYYPHQTDEARLADCDERILPDQWAALVKLWSTESAQKNSATNRANRMKAKYIHASGRKSFARIREEQRNRPDGKELSRAELFILTRTRKDGKPVNEASSEVIKLQYRVNGQDTPQDSNKQGDVLSQIIGSDKRGRTRCIELGIELGPSYPPDLGSPKPACSESTRMVSESDANAEIRDLKEKMAVMEKTCTQMVSQMAALVSMVSSMHKNTPDRNVPDMVANTSSASDHPAAQAVDTRPTTRGASMRQTRWSKRKI, from the exons ATGTGTTTTTGTttagtaacaaaaattaaagaggAAATGAAGCGCAAGCGTGGAGCTGGAAAACGAAAATCAAAGAAACCTTCTACTGGAGGGTCTGGCGAAGTCTTTGTAGAGCCTGGATATTATTCTGACAGGAAcgaagaaaatgatgaactTGTGTCTAGAACAGAGATAGGAACAAGGGCAGTACACACCAAGCTGAGCGGTCTGCATGCGGTTTTAGATAATCAGACAACAAATAATGAGACAGTTAGTGGTGCTGTTGCAAAGTTGGCTAGGGCTATATCTTCTTCACATGTGAATCCAATAAACGATATAGTCTCACAACAGCGTGAGAGAGTCGGACAAAAGGAGCCAAAGTCTTCTCATCAGGAGCCTGTATACAACAAACAAGAACTAGATGCTGCCCATAAG GTGATTAAGAAGATTATGAAAATGGAAGCAGCTGCGCCCTTCAATGCTCCAGTTGATCCTATTGCACTCGGGATTCCC gattattttgatataattgataCACCTATGGATTTCCGAACCATCTGTAGTAAACTGGAAAGTGGTCTCAAGTACAGAAATTCAGAGGAAGTGTTTAAGGATGTGGAACTTATTTGGGATAATTGTTgcaagtataataaaaaaggttCCTTGATACTGGAGCTCATGAAACGGGTCAAGATCAACTTCAAGAGGCAGTGGACTGCAGCTGGGTTGTACAGGGAACAATCCACTGCCACTACTG GACATCTGTGCCATAATCCGCAACCATGTCAAGTTGCTGTGCATATGGATCCTGGGGGTTCAACCATCAGCAGTTCTGCCCCCTTGCAACAGCACAATTGGACAGTCTTGAAACAAAGGCAATATCAGAAACTTTCAACTTGTGGCACCCACAATTTTGAGCCCCAGGAGATATCCTACCACTGCCAGTGCTCATTGAACTCTGGACATCTACAACCTGGCCTGCACCAGCATG ACTTGGCTGCACCGCAAACCAGTTTTGCACATTTGCACCCAGGGGACCTCATGAATGGCAAGTGCTGCAGCCAGAGGGTCAGTGAGGCAACTCCAAGTTTGTCGCACTCTTGTCAACCCCCACCTAGTTGCAGCCTTATGGCCCGTCACCAGCAGAGAGGATGCATGCATCAGTCAAGCTTATGCCAATTGCCACCCTCCCAAATAGAAGGTGGCACAAATTCTCAGAGTGCAG GGCATTCGTGTTTACCTCATAGAGAGCCTACATCGAATTTCACCAAATGCGATGCATTCGGTTTGGGCCGGGATGCTGAAGATAGGTACCACCAACAACAGTGTCAGATGGACTCAGCTCACATGCAGGCTTATGACCCTTCAGCTAGCTGCATGCCTGTGCATCATCTCAATCAGAGTACTTGTCAGCAGTTGCTAAGTTCTCATGCTAAGGGCCCTAGAAACAGTGATTGTAGAG GAAATCTGCAAGTACCACCTCCAACAATATTAAATGGTAACTGCACTAAGCATACTACTGAATGTCCACGGCCCCCTGTTACTGATGACACTAGCTGCCGGGAGCTAAATCAGATAAACCCCATTCCTGAGCAATCATCATCTATGATTAACATCATGGCATGCCATCCGGTGGAAAAGACCTGCCAAAACCAACCAGAATCAAGTCCATCAGAACATTTGCATTCAACAGCAG CAgataataatttcttcaaaaggaTAACTCGAGGTCAGACGCAGATACAGTGCCAAGAGCAATCATCATCCATGATGAACAGCCAGAAACATCAGCATCAAGAAAATACCTGCAAAATCCCAACTATATCCCCCGAATCACAGCCATTATCTCCCACTGCAG ATCACAATAGAAAGTGGCAGAGGAAATCTGGAGGTCAGGAACCCACTCATGGCACGGCATTTGGAGGAGATCGCATACCAATCCCTACCAATGCACAAGGGCAGCCAGTTGGCCCGCATGCACAAAAGTTAGTTTCCTTCCTGGGTACCCTAGCACGGAATGGGCACTTTCTACCCCTTACTTATCTTGACTGGAGGCATGTGCCCTccgagaaaaagaaaaatatgtggGAGAAAGTTCAG TTGAGGTTTGATATTGACCCTACAAGTAAGAATTGGGTCCTGCAATCCCTTGGTCGAAGATGGAAGGATTGGAAATCCAAGTTGAAGACTGCACATTACTACCCTCATCAAACAGATGAGGCGCGACTTGCTGATTGTGATGAGAGGATCCTTCCAGATCAGTGGGCAGCCCTTGTTAAACTATGGAGTACTGAGTCAGCTCAG AAAAACAGTGCTACAAATAGGGCCAATCGTATGAAGGCAAAGTATATCCATGCATCAGGCCGCAAGAGTTTTGCACGCATACGTGAGGAGCAG CGAAATAGGCCTGACGGGAAGGAACTATCACGAGCAGAACTATTCATATTGACACGCACACGCAAGGATGGGAAGCCTGTGAATGAAGCATCTTCAGAAGTGATT AAACTCCAGTATCGGGTAAATGGCCAGGATACCCCACAGGACAGCAATAAGCAAGGAGACGTCTTATCACAAATCATTGGTTCAGATAAAAGAGGCCGTACCCGTTGTATTGAGTTAGGCATTGAATTAGGCCCCTCCTACCCTCCTGACCTTGGAAGCCCAAAACCAGCTTGTTCGGAATCCACCAGAATGGTGTCAGAATCAGATGCTAATGCTGAAATACGAGACCTCAAAGAGAAAATGGCAGTCATGGAGAAAACTTGTACGCAGATGGTCTCTCAGATGGCAGCATTAGTGTCAATGGTGTCTTCCATGCATAAAAATACACCTGATAGGAATGTCCCTGATATG GTTGCTAATACTTCCAGTGCTTCCGACCACCCAGCGGCTCAGGCAGTAGACACCAGGCCAACTACACGTGGAGCCTCAATGCGTCAG ACACGTTGGAGCAAACGAAAAATCTAG